The DNA sequence TCCCACTCACCGATAATTTTCACTATTATCATGGCGGTAAACACACGTTCACCGATTGGCGGGGTATTCGAGATGAGAATCAATTCTACACCAATCCGACCGTCATCAGCGATTTTGAAACCTATATCAACCACATCCTGAACCGTGTGAATAGCTATACCGGTGTTGCATACAAGAATGATCCAACTATTCTCGGATGGGAGACCGGCAACGGCTTGCTTGCCCCGCGCTCGTGGGTGCAAACGATCTCCGCATACATCAAATCTATCGACAGCAACCACCTGGTCATCGACGGCAATACCGGGCAAAGTTATACCTCTTCTACCTTTGAGCAGGATCTGAATATCAGCAGCGTCGATATGTACGTGGGGCAGTACTATCCTATGTCGATTTCCGCCTTAAACACGCAGGCGGGGCTGGCACAACGCGCGAATAAAGTCTTTATCGCTGAAGAGTACGCATGGAACAATCGGGAAGGTGGTGATGCGCTTCCCAGCTTTTTAAACAATATCGAATCCAACTATGCTATCTCAGGCGATCTTTTCTGGTCGCTCTTCGGCCACAAGGATACTTCTGGTTATGAACAGCACAACGATGGCTATACCTTACACTATCCTGGTGATACCGGCGACATGCGTATGCGCGCGCAGCTGTTGCGGGCGCACGCTTATCAGATGAGAGAAATGGCTGTCCCGCCGCCAGGTCTATTTGGCGCCCCGGTCATTACCGGCACTACTCGCGGCGGACTCGAATGGCGAGGCGTCGCGGGCGCCTATAAATATAGCGTTCAGCGCTCGACTGGAGGCCCGGATGGCCCCTGGAAGACGATTTGTTATCAATGTGCCACCGATAACAGTACCCCCTGGAGCGACCCAAAAAGACCCGCCGGAAAAGTCTGGTACAGAATCATGGCGTACAGCCTTTCGGAAACCGCAATGAGTTACTCCCCCACTTATGAAGTGGATAGCCCTATGCCTGCAGATGATCCAGGCAGTTCGCTTTCGCATTCCCTCAAATCGGCCAGGGCACAGTGATCTTGTAAATGACTACCTCGCTCTCCATACTTGCACCGTATTGTTAAGGCTTCTGATGCTATGTGATTTCCATCATCATTTGCAGCATGTTTTGCAATAGCAAGCATGCTTGCGGACCGGAAACATAGCAGTACTTTTTGGCACAGTGTGACCTCGCCCTACAAGAGGCGTTATACTGCTTGAAGGGGTTTACTAGTGCGTCATGTTTTACCGCGAGCTTTATTATGCTCATCAATATATCGCAAGCTTCAATATCGATGAGTTCGAATATATCTTTATTGGCTATTGCCCAACTGCAGGACGAGTACCAGGGGGGAACTAGAAAGGTCTTCTATGCAGGTTGATGGTTCTGAGGAACGAGCAGCACGCCTGGCCCAACTGCGACAACAGCGACTCGCACAACCGCAGCTACCTACCCGTCCTCCCAGCGTCTCTTATACGGCTCATTACGCTCAGACAATGCAAAGAGACCGGGCGAATGGTTCTAGCATGATTGACAGCGGTTCATTCCAGGCCAGGTCACGACCATCTCCGGTTCACACCGGCCCTCAGAGGCTCTACCGGGTATGCATCGCCCTGCTCTACCGTATCTGGCTCCTGGGTGCAACGATAGGGCTGACATATCTCTTGCTCCAGTTACAGTCCGTGCTGGATCGTATTCACGCGCAGCCTTCTATCTGGCGCGTGGGTGTGCGCTGGTTGGAACTGACGTGGCTTGCGCCGGTGCCGCTGGCGATCTTTCTCTGGCTGGGCTGGTTCATATTTGCGGAAGCAGTGCGCGCCCATCCTGAGCCAGTGGCTGTTCCCAGCGTTTTCCAGAGATCGGGCCTGTTTGCGTTTGCTCCTACCAGGAGACCGGTCCGGCTCATCTTCCGCTTTGTCACGCGTGGAGATAACATCGATGTCCTTCGAGATAGTGTAATAGCCGTTCACAATGCTTTCGCGCGCTATCCGCACCCTGTTGGCCCATATTGTATAGAGATTATCAGCGAATGTGCCATCAATCTGAAAATGGGGCGCGATCCTCATACGCGCATCTACGTTGTGCCACCTGGTTATGTCACGCCCAATCGCTCGCGTTTTAAGGCGCGCGCCCTGACATACTTACAGCACGAAAGCCAGAAACATAGCCCCACGCAGGCAGAAGACTGGTATATCTATCTTGACGAAGAAAGCCTGGTCGATGAACATATGCTGGCCGGCCTCTATCGCTTCGTCTCGCGCGCCATTGAATTCGAGGCGCGCAAGCAAGAGGATAGGCACAAAGACCACATCCAGGGTTTGATCGGGCAGGGCGCTATACTCTATCAGGGCGGGAACTGGTTCTTTCGGGGGGCTGATGCCCTGCGCACCGCCGATGACCTCGGCAGATTTCGCCTGCAATATGCCCTGGGGACGCCTATGTTTGGCATCCATGGCTCCTTTATCGTCGTGCGTGGACTGGATGATAAGCAGCTTTCGTTCGATGTTGGTAAAGCAAATTCTATAACAGAGGATGCCGCCTGGGCCTTGCGAGCCTGGGCGCAGGGGTATCGCTTTGCCTGGGTAGACGGTTATCTGCACGAACAGCCCCCACAGCGCGTCAAAGATTTCGTGCGGCAGCGCAGCCGCTGGCTCTCAGGCATTCGAGCCGTGCTGCATGATAAACAGGTTCCTTTTATTTACAGAATGTGCCTGGGCATCTTTACCATTCTCTGGCAGCTTGCATTCCTGCCACTGCTAGTAGCGCTGCTGGCTTTATTCGTACATGCAAGTCCGTTTCGCTGGATGCGCATCCCGGCAGATTTCGCCTGGGCCACCTTTACCCTGGCATACTTACAAGGAATAGATGTGCAGGCGAAATGCCCGCACCCGTTCTTGAAAAAAGGGCGCGTTGAGTCGCTCTTGAAGCGAGTTGTCTCATGGCTACTGGTGTTGTGCAGCTTCTGGTTCGCATTATTGGAAGCGCTGGGTGTGCTGTATAGCTTGCGACCAAAGCAGGGCTTTTTCGTCATCTCCAAGCCTAGCCTGGCTGCAGAAAAAAATGGACACAAGCCAGCTCTCCCTGCTCCGGCGCCAGCAGGGTCTTTCATGCCAGGGCTGGCGGCCCCCTGGCAACAGCAGTTGTCACCAACGCTTTCAGGAGAAAGTGATGCCATAGGTAGCTCTCCTATGGCGCAATATCGATTACAGGCGCAGAAAGTTCCCGGTCAATCGTCCCTGGGACGGCAAGACCTGCGGGCCAGAGAAGAGAAGAACAATAATGCCATACCCATGCCGTTCGAGGAAATCTGGAGCGGCGGTGGAGGACGAGGGCAGTGAAACGCTTTGCCTCCTATCGTGTCTTCATCGTCTCGTTTGTCTTGATGATCATAGGGGTACTCTTTCAGAGTCTCCTCCTAAGCGGGCATATACCTTTCCTGCATCTCTCGCTGCGCTCTCATACTACGGCGGCAACCATTCAACGGCAGATACTGAATGTGAGAGATCAAGGGAGCACCTTACAAGAGCGCTTCCATAGACCCACATTCGAGACTGGCATCGTCTTTCCGCAATGGGGCACAACTGCCTATTCTGACAGCGACGCCAACTGGCGCATTGGTTTGAGTGATATACAAAAGCAGACGGCAGCTCAGTGGATCGAGATACCCGTTAACCTCTATCAAGCCTCGGTGTACTCCACGCAAGTTACTACGGCCAATTTCACGCCTACTCCGCAGGCTTTTGCGGCGGGTATACGTAGCGCCCATGCCATGCACTATCATGTATTTGTGGTACCGTTTGTATCGGCTAACGGTATCCTGACCTGGTCAGGGTCTATCCAGTTTGCCTCTCAACAAGAGACCCAGGCCTGGTTTGATAGCTATTGGCAGGCATATGAACCATTTGTACAGGCAGCTGCCCAGGCTCAGGCAGAGCAACTGGCCATCGGCACAGAGTTTGATAAACTTCAGATGGTTGCGCCATTCTTCTGGAACCAGCTAATTGATCGTATTCGTTCGATTTTTCATGGGAAATTGACCTATGATATTAACTGGTCATCATTGTACAGTTCGCTTCCAACGTGGCTAAACAATCCCCATCTATCGGCTATCGGCGTTTCGGTCTATGTTCCTCTGGCGGATACACCGCAGCGGCTTAACCCTGCTACACTGCCTCGTCTCTGGAAAGAAAATATCAGCGTAGTGCTAGATTCACTTGCTAAGCAGACCGGCAAACCGGTGTTGGTGTCAGAAATAGGGTATCGCGACAGCGCTTATGCCCTTTACCGTCCATGGCAGCGTGATGCTCAGGCCCAGGCAGAGCCGCCCGACCCCAATATGCAGGCCGCGGCCTACAACGCTGCCCTCGTAAACGTCCTGGCCGATTCTCATATCACCGGCATCTTTTTCTGGGCCTGGTCTGTCCCACTGTTTGAGCCAAACTGGAAGCCGGCGGCTAAGGTTCTTCACAAGTGGTACACGTCTCCGCAAGCTTGATCAGAATGATCATTGACAATTCAAGCGCTCCGTGCTATTCTAGTGGGGCCGTAGTTCAGGAATTTCGTATTTGCTGCGCTGAAACGCGGCATTGCCATATATACAAAGAAATAACCCCATAACTGGTGGGGAAGAGGTGAGAAAAAGAACACATGTCTGTCAAAATTCGTTTAAAACGGGTGGGCAAGACCAAAGCCCCCAGCTACCGAGTGGTCGTCGCAGATGCGCGTTCGCCGCGTGATGGCCGCATTATCGAAAATATTGGTTGGTACAATCCCCTTGTCGAGCCGTCCGCGATTCATATCGACGAGGAGAAGGCCCTGGGCTGGCTCAAAAATGGTGCCCAGCCGACCGATTCGGTCACCAGCCTGCTCAAACGCGCTGGCATACTGGATCGCTTCGAGCAGATGAAAAAAGCGACTGCCGCTCCAGCTTCTACCGAGTCCGAATAAATAAGAGCAGATGAGGGTTGAATATGCGCAAACTCATCGAGTACATCGCGAAATCACTGGTTGATGATCCATCTGCCGTGCAGGTGCGCGAAGTTCGCAACGATCGCAATGCCCTGGTGCTGGAATTGCACGTCGCTCCTGATGATTATGGCAAGGTAATTGGCCGCCAGGGGCGAGTCGCCAAGGCAATGCGCGCGCTTTTGCGCGCGGGCGGCGCGCGTGAGGGTCGTCATACTTCGCTAGAGATTCAATAAAAGAGGGCAATGTGCCGGGACAGAATAACACTGAATGGGCTACTATCGGGAACGTGGTAGCTCTTTTTGGCATTCACGGCGAACTCAAAGTACGCCTGCTGACGGATATACCCGACCGTTTTGTAGAGCTTGACGCGGTTTATGCCGGTTCGGAACATATCCGCTATCACATTCAGAGCGTGCGGCCTTACAAGGGTGAAATGATCGTGTTGAAATTGGAGGGCATCAATGATGCGAATGCTGCCGAGTCACTGCGTGGCATCAACTTGCAAATTCCAGAAAGTAAGATGGCGAAACTTCCACCTGGTTCTTACTATCAGCATGATATTTTGGGCCTGCATGTCTTTACCGTAAACGGTCGTGACCTGGGCCGGGTCGTTGATATTATTGTCACCGGTAGCAACGATGTCTATGCCATTAAAACTCCTCAAGGAAAACAAGTAATGATTCCGGCGATCAAAGATGTTATCAAACAAATAGATGTGATCCGCGGTACCATGTATATCGATCCGCTTCCAGGCCTGTTAGATGAAGATCAGTCAGAAGAGGAGGATAAAGACTTCGAAGAATAAAGCAGACGGAATAAAAAACCTGCGCCGGGTGTTCTCTCGGGTAAAGTGGAAAGGAAGGATGAAACCCAGGAGTAGGTACGAACGTATCTCAAGTAAGAGGATGAAGTTACTCACAGACGGCTCATCCGATCGATAGTTACAGTTTTGTAGGGGGTGTTTCATGACTGACCGTGTTCCAACGTTTGCCGACCTCTGTAGCGCGCTTGCTGAAGGCAGAATCCCCGCAACCGTGGATGGATCGATGTATTCGGTCAATGCATTAGAACTGCGCCGTTATCTCAACAAGTTTCGCTCGCTGCCAACTATTTCATATACATACGGCGATGCTCCGATATCGATCCTGCATAAGGAGTCAAGTAACTGGTCGTCCTCTACGCAGACTCACTAGGTAGGCCCGGCAGGGCCATTTTTTATGGCATTTTTTTGCTGCTAACGGTTGCGTTCAACACTCATTAGGACTATAATAGTCCCTGAGATGGATTGCCCGTCTTCATGCAAGTACCGGCATGTTCGCGGGTTGTTTTCCATCTTAACAGAGGAGTTGTCGATTCGTTTATTGTACGTGCGGGAACAGGTATTGTACTAACCCCGGCGATATAGAAAGGTTCTCTATGGAGCCACTCGATACAGATATCACCTATGCGGGCAGCGAGCCGCGCCCATCAAAACCCGGTTCACGCCTGAATGTGATGTTAATTCTCCCTATCATCGGAGCCTTGATAGTACTGCTCTTTATCGCGGCAGCCGTTTTCCAATTCGATCTTTCAGACGTGGTAGATGACCTGGTGGGACTGATGCTCTTGCTGTTCATAGTAGCTATCGTCCTGCTCTTCTGGGGCCTTGCGCCAAGATCGAACAATCCCTGATCTATTTCTCAGTCCGCGATACTGCATTACCGGGGCAATCTAAGCATGTTCAGATTGCCCCGTTTCATTCATCAAGCTACAATTGCTTCCAGGCGCTGCTATCAACCTCAATTCCCAATTGCTCTCCCCAGATCACCCGCGCCAGCAATTGCGCCGATTCCACTAAACGCGGCCCCGAACGATTGATATACGCATTGCCATCAATCGCATAGACGCGCCCATTCCTTACAGCGCTCAGGCTCTGCCACACAGCATGCCTTTGCAATACCGGCACGTCCAACAGCGTACGCTCAATCGTATAGCCGCACGGTGAAAGCACCAGCACATCTGGATCGGCTGCCTGCAATTCTTCCCACGAAATCCAGGGAGAATGCTGCCCGACCTCGCCAAAAACATGCTCGCCGCCGGCATAAGCAACCAGTTCGGGCGTCCAGTTACCGGCGCCCATTAATGGATCGAGCCACTCGAGTACCGCAACGCGCGGTTTGCCGGATAACCCGGCTTTTGTCGCGGTAATCTCTTGTAGGCTGGCCAGACGCTGCTTATAACCCTCAACCAGCGCCCTGGCCTGTTCGCGTTTCCCTAGCGCAGCACCGACACGCAAAACATCCTCCCACACATCGCTTAGGCGGTATGGCGACAGCGAGATAACTCGCGGCTCCATCCCTGTCAACTGCTGCACGGCACGAGTGACATCGCGTTCGCTCACAGCACAAACTTCGCACTGCGTCTGCGTTAAGATCACATCCGGTCGCAGCTTCTGAAGTTGCGCGATATCGATGGCATAAATACTCAAGGCTTTGAAAGCGGCCTCATCGCCAGGCGCGAGAGCAATGCTGGATTGGGTGTTGGTGGCATTCATACGTTGTGCCTCGGCCAGAGCTTTAATCTGGGCATCGATTTCCGCGCTGCTCCCCTCAATATTGATCTGTACCCTGCTCACCACGGGCAGTTCCAGCACCTCTGGCGGATAATCACACTCATGAGAGCGCCCGACCAGTTGATCCAGGCATCCCAGCGCCGCGACCATCTCCGTGGCGCTTGCCAGTAAAGAAACTATGCGCACGTGTTCTCCTTCCGCTCATGATTTCGCCTCTCTACTAGAATTGTATCATCGTTTTCATATCTCTGCCTGCTTGACTTCTGAGCTTTTTTGCGCTATCATTTCAATGCATGTTGAAATATTGAAATCAAAACGCTCTATCCATTGAGTTCTGCCGGCAGAGAAGGAGCGCTTCGCATGCAGGCAACGAGGGAGAAGCGAAAGGAGAAGATGATGCTGATCGTCACAACAGAAGGGATTGCCCAACATCGCATTGTGGAAACCAGGGGACAGGTTTTTGGAGTCGTAGTGCGCAGCCGGGGCCTGGGAGGCAATATCATGGCCGGTCTACGCTCTCTGGCAGGCGGCGAGATCAAAGAATATACCTCCCTACTCGAGGATGCACGCAGGCATGCCATTGACCGGATGGTTCAGAACGCTACCGCGATGGGTGCGAATGCGGTGGTGCGGATGCAGTTTGACTCTTCAGAGATTGGCAGCACGATGAGCGAAATCGTAGCATATGGCACGGCAGTGGTGATCGAGCCGGAGGGGTAGGGAGAGCTATGCTACGGGGAGTAATCCTTGGCTATGGTCTGCTCTCTTTAGCCGGCGCGGCGGTGTTACTGTTCATCGTCCACGCTGCGCTCTGGCTGGTCGTGTATCTGGCAGTGAACGGCTTCATCCTGGTGAGTGCTATGCTCCTGGAGCGCAAACGATACCGTGCGCAGGTGGATCGAACCCGGGGGCACTGGCGACCCACCGGAGAGCGTTTCGTTGATCCGGCGACCGAACGGCTCATGGAAGTGTTCTACAATAGAGCAACGGGTGAGCGCGATTATCGAGAAGTGCCCAACCAGGGAGAATCTTAGCTGCTTCGAAAGGATAGTGCGTGGATCAGCGAAGCACGCCGATATATAATCCTCTTCCCATCAACTTATCAGGAGCCTCGTCAAATACCGCATCCAATTCGCTGGCCCGAAATGCGCTCATGTATTCTTCGTGTGTAAAAAGTCCCATTTCGTGTCGCTCGGTAAAATGCTCAATCCCTTGGGGAGTCGCCACAAGGTAGTGAAAGTCCATAATTGAGATGCCATCTTCCACTTCCGTAGTATTCATGCGCGCAATCTTCAAATCAGGTTCATTCACGAAGACGGTTCCGATGTGACCAGGTTTAAATCTCTGAGGAGTCAGCCATGGCTCAATAATCACGACTCCGCCTGGAAGGAGATGGCGGCGCATCGTTTGCAGCGTCTGATACAATCTCGGAACCGTCTTGACATAACCAATTGAACTGAACATGCAGATGATGGCATCAAACTGGCGCCCTAATGCAAAGTCGATCATGTCAGCATGATGAAAAATCACGCCTGGGTTGCGCTGGCGAGCAATTGCCAGCATCTGTTCGTCCAGGTCAAGCCCCTCAACCGAGTAATGTTCTTGCAAGAAAGGGAGATGCCCACCGGTTCCGCAGGCGATATCGAGCAATCTGTTTCCGGCAGATTGCTTATACTGTTGGATTAAGGCGTGGATTTGCTCTGCCTCCTTGGCATAATCCTTCATGGTGCTATAGATGGCGTCGTAGATCGCTTCAGATTTGGTAAACATAGCGATTCTCCTAAATATTAGGATGTAAGTCGAAGGTAAGTCAGGAATTAATGATAGCAGATGCAGGGTCTTTTGTCATTTCGGATTCTTTACCCCTTGTACTTCATTCCTCTAATCATTATACTTGCATCATGGGGTTATTTCATTGCCCGAACTGCACAGCCCTTTTACTGGTTCGTAAGTCGTTCCTCGTAGATGTATCTTCCTCATGAGCTAAAAGGAGTCCTTTCTTGCCCAACAATGAAGAACGCCAGGTCACGCCAGAGCAGGTCTTTGAGGTCTTGCAAACATGCTATGACCCGTGCTGCAAAGAGCGTGCAGTCAGCGTCGTTGAGCTGGGGCTGATCCAGGATGTGAAGGTAGCAGAAAATGGGCACGATGTGCGCGTCGAACTGCTGCTCACTTCTGGCTGGTGCCCGTTTTCAACCCATTTGTTGCAGATGATTGACCAGAATGTGCGTGCCATCGAGGGAGTGGGAGAGGTGGACACCGAAATCGTCTGGAACACCGTCTGGACGCCCGAACGCATGACTGCCAGTGCGCGCGAAAAGCTCACCCTGCCGATGGCAAAACTGCTACCCTTGCGCCAGCGTCGACTTGAACGTGAGGCTCAATCCTCTGCCTCTCAGGCAACAGCTTCATGAAAGGAGCGATTCGTCCATGCTAGACAATGATGCCTTTGTATTTGACTGCGTCTGTCATGTCTTTAATTTCGACTTGACCAATGCCTTTGGCAAGCCGGGGCAGATGTTCATTAATCACCTGTACGCCTTCCACCAGGTGCTGACGCCTCCAGGGGAGCGCCTGCTCAGCCCAGAAGAGTTTCTGCGTGAATGGAATATCGACGAGATTGCTCAGATGGTCTTTGAGGAGTCGGGCACTGACATGATTGTAGCCCAGCCTCTGCCGCTCACCGACCTCTTCTATGATGGTCTATCGCAGTGGGAGAAATGCGCGGCTATGGCTCAGAAATATCCTGATCGTGCCGTCTTTTGGGGCAGTGTCAATCCATTGGAGGGCAAGAAAGCCCTCGATTTGATGGAGCGGCAGGTCAAAGAGTATGGAGCGAAAGGTTTCAAGTTCTACAATGTGCGCTATGATTATGGAGAGCCGTTCCCCTGGCGCATGGATGATCCACGTGTGGCTTTCCCGGTATTTGAAAAGGCCCTCGAACTCGGTGTGACCACCATTGGTGTGCATAAAGGCGTGCCGCTTGGCCCGCAGCCTATCGAGCATACACAGGCCTGGGATATGGACGGAGCCGCCGCTAACTTCCCGGACCTCAACTTCATCATTTTCCACGTGGGCCTGCCGTTCATCGATGAGATTTGCTGGCAGCTGGTGCGCTATCCCAACCTGTATGCCTCGATAGCGGCAACCTTGAATTTCGTCGTGCGCGCGCCTCGTGTTTTCGCCGAAAATATGGGCAAGCTGATGTTCTGGTGTGGCGAGGACAAGATACTCTATGGCGGTGAGACGCCCATCTGGCACCCGCGCTGGGCGCTCGACGCCTTCTGGAACTTTGAACTGCCCGAAGACCTCGTGTCCGGCTACGGCTACCCACAATTGACCACCCAGGCCAAAAAGAAGATTCTCGGCGGCAACCTTGCCCGCTTGATGGGGATCGATGTCGAGCAGAAAGTGGCTCAATTGAAAGGATGAAAAGGAAAGAGAACGCTCAGAACTTGACGCTGAGCGTTCTCTTTCTTTACGTATGGGCATCGGCAAAAGATGCCCTTGGAGAGCCGGATATTCGCTTGTCCGTGCTGTGGGTTGCATCTCGATCGAGACCTCAATGCTGCTTTGAATATTCTGGCCTTGGGACGACAAGGCCTGGGTTTAGCCCGAGAAGCCGCCGCGCTTTAGCCGGGGAAGTCGTCATTGATATATACCCCAACCGTATGGTACACTATCTCCATGAATATTCTTTACTTGAGAGGGGACATGAAAATCCCTGGATGGATGATCCATCGCAACCGCAACCGTAACACGAGCGCCTTCGCCGTATAAGCCCCGGCACAAGATCGGCTTATACGGCGAGATATGGGTGCCATGCTTCCTCATGACCTCAGTTGAGATGTCAACTGGGTATCGTGTGTTGGGCACACTTTCTCCCCTCGTTTCTTTCCTCGTCGCCGGGTAGCGCACCATCTCTTTGCTCGCTCACCTGGCTTGATGCAGATTGCTTCTTCCCTGCTTTTGCCGATGTTACCGCAATGAGGTGGTATCTATCTGCGCATTTGTTATCCATATGAAAGCAGGTGAAACGATGTATTGACGGCAATAGCGCAAGCTCTGATCGCGAGAAATCCCGCCGATCAGCCACAGAAAGCATTCAATAACACAGCAATCAGAAAAACAAGGAGATAGACACATGAACACAGCACAGAAGCTTGCTCGTAATGGCGGGCCAGCTCTTCTAGAAGCCATGAAATTTGTCACCATCTGTCGCTCACGCGATCCACAGGCCGATTATCCGCACATTGGCGACCTGCAATGGTGGTGCCGGGATGGTTCGCTTGACGATCAGCAGAACTGGCATTTCTGGTATCAAGAAAATGGTGAGGCGCTTGCTCTCGGGATCGTTAACGGGAATGAGATCGTCTGCCTGCTTCATCCCGACTTCCGCACGCACGAGCGCTATCTTATGGTACGCCAGTGGGGAGTGCAGCGCATAAAAGAGCGCGCTCTAGAACAGGGCGAGAACCAGTATGAGATATGGGAACAAGCCTGGGGTTTAGCCTCCGACGATGATCTGGGGATGGCAAGTTTTCTTGAACATGAAGGATATGAGCGCCAGGAAAAGTACTATCATTGCTACCGCCGACCGCTGATCGAGCCTGTGCCAGCACCCGTTTTGCCAGCAGGATTCACGCTTCGCCCGATTGCTGGAGAGGCTGAAGCGGAGATGCGGGCTGCGCTGCAACGTGATGCTTTTTTCCCACGGGGGAGCAAGACCTACAAGGAAGCAACCTTGCGCCAATTGGCAGTGATGCAGATGCCCCAATACGATCCTCAACTCGATCTGATGATCCTGGCCCCTGATGGCACACCGGCAGCGGGCTGCATTTGCTGGGTGGACCCGGTGAACCGCGTGGGCCTGTTTGAACCGGTGGGAACGCGCCCACAATTTCGTCGTCAAGGATTGGCAACGGCGCTGATGCTTGGCGGGTTACAGCGTTTACGCGAACGAGGCATGCAGGCGGCACTGGTGACAGGCGAACATCCCGGAAAGGAGGAGAAGAATACGGAGTTTACTTCCTCGCGTTTCATTTATGAAGCCGTCGGCTTTCAATTGCTGTGCCGGGTATACATGTATCACAAGGTTTTTGCCATGACCGCCTGAACGTTTTTCCATCGCTTGTTTCGCAGAGAAAGGGATGGAAGAGAGTTCATAAGCTCTCTTCCATCCCTTGCCCAAATCTGGAGATATTCTTCTGTCAGAAGATTCCCCAGCGTTATTTCTCGACCGGTTCTCTAGATGCGTTAGACCCAGATATCCGAGGTGCAGTCGCCGCCAGGGTAGCGCATCTCATGGGCGCGAGCCGGGCCTGCCGGTTCCTTGCCGAAATCAACGTAGAAATTTTCGTTGATACGCATGCCACCCTTATTGGTGTCACAGTCGATTTGCAAAATATACGAGCCGGTTTTCGCGAGCTCAGGATAAAACTGGTTGTCCCAGGTGCTGTAGAGCGAGTTGGTCACATACAACCGCTTGCCATCAAGGCTCAATTGGAGCATCTGAGGACCACCTTCGAGTTTGTGTCCCTGTACTGGCCCGCTTTTCCCCAGCAAACCGCCGCACCACACCTGGCCGGTCAATTTGGGATGCGAGCGATCGCTGATATCGTACTGGCGAATATCGCCATGCAGCCAGTTCGACAGGTAGAGGAACCGGTCGTCCATC is a window from the Ktedonobacteraceae bacterium genome containing:
- a CDS encoding GNAT family N-acetyltransferase, with protein sequence MNTAQKLARNGGPALLEAMKFVTICRSRDPQADYPHIGDLQWWCRDGSLDDQQNWHFWYQENGEALALGIVNGNEIVCLLHPDFRTHERYLMVRQWGVQRIKERALEQGENQYEIWEQAWGLASDDDLGMASFLEHEGYERQEKYYHCYRRPLIEPVPAPVLPAGFTLRPIAGEAEAEMRAALQRDAFFPRGSKTYKEATLRQLAVMQMPQYDPQLDLMILAPDGTPAAGCICWVDPVNRVGLFEPVGTRPQFRRQGLATALMLGGLQRLRERGMQAALVTGEHPGKEEKNTEFTSSRFIYEAVGFQLLCRVYMYHKVFAMTA